AGCATTTTGAGGCCGTCTGAAAAGTTTTCAGACGGCCTTTGCTTTAGTGCTTGTCTGAATCGTGTTTACCGTCTTCAATCATGCCGGCTTCAGCGGCGTGTTTGGCGGCCATCTCATGCTCGTGTGCAGTTTCCTTGAAGAATTTGCGCACAACCACATAGAACAAAGGCACAAGGAACACAGACAGAATCGTACCGATCAACATACCCCAGAACACGGTCGTACCAATCGCACGTTGACTGGCGGAGCTTGCACCGCTGGCAACATAGAGCGGTACCACGCCCAAGATGAAGGCGAACGAAGTCATGATAATCGGACGGAAACGCAAGTGTGCGGCGGCAAGCGCAGCTTCAAGCGCGCTCTTGCCTTGCGCTTGCAGGTCTTTGGCAAACTCGATAATCAAAATCGCGTTTTTCGCACTCAAACCCATCACCGTAACGAAACCGACTTGGAAGTAGATATCGTTGGCGTATGCCGGAATACTGCCCAGCAAGGCTTCAAACATGTTACGGCCGGTCACGCCCAATGCCGCGCCAATCAAGCCCAACGGAATCACAAGGATAACCGCCAACGGGATAGACCAGCTTTCGTACAAAGCAGCCAATACCAAGAATACAGCGGCAGCGGCCAATGCGTACAACACGACAGTTTGCGAGCTACCCTTGGCCTCTTCACGAGACTGACCGCCCCATTCCAGACTGTAACCGCCGCCCATTTCATCAACCATTTGCTGTACCGCAGCCATGGCCTGACCGGAAGATACGCCATTAACAGGCGAGCCGGAAAGCTCCATTGCCGGATAACCATTGAAGCGGACGCTTTGTTCCATACCGTTTTCCCAAGAAACAGTAGCAATGGTAGAAAGCGGTACGGCAACGCCGGATTTGTTCGGCACGGTCAGGTTCAGAATATCGGCAGGCTGCATACGGGCACTCGCATCAGCTTGTACCATCACGCGTTGCAGACGGCCTTGATTCGGGAAGTCGTTTACATAAGACGAACCCAAAGCAGAAGCCAAAGCAGTACGGATATCAGAGAACGAAATACCTTGTGCGGCTGCGGCAGAGCGGTTGATGTCGATTTTTAACTGCGGCGCATCTTCCAAACCGCTCGCACGAACAGTCCTTGGGTTAAACAAACCGCTTTTGCGCATTTTGTCAATCAGCTCATTGCGCTTGGCCAATAATGCAGCATGGCCGCTGTTGTTACGGTCTTGCAGATAAATCGTCAAGCCGGAACCTGTACCCAATTCCATAATGGCAGGAGGCACAATTGCCAAACCGAAACCGTCTTTCAGCGTAGCCATCATCATGCCGGTCAACTTACCGGAAATAGAAGTCGCATCGCTGCCCGGAGCAGTACGTTCGCTCCAGTCTTTCAGAATGACAAAGCCCAAAGCCATGTTTTGACCTGAACCGCTAAAACTGAAGCCGGAAACGGTAATGATGTTCTCGATCTCAGGTACAGATTTTGCCAGTTGAGTGATTTGAGCCAAAGTTGCATCGGTACGCTCTTTGGTCGCACCGGCAGGCAGCTGTACGCTTAACATCAAGTTACCTTGGTCTTCAGTCGGCAAGAAGGAAGTCGGCAGACGCATAAACAGGAATACGCCCACAACAGTCAAACCAATATAGACAACCATCATGCGCAAAGTCTTGCGCAAGACTTTGGCAACCCAGCCTTCGTAGCCGTGTGTCCAGTTGTCGAATTTCTTGTTAAACCAACCGAAGAAACCTTTTTTCTCTTCGTGATGCCCCTTCTGAATCGGTTTGAGCATGGTGGCACACAATGCCGGAGTCAGCGTCAAGGCAAGGAATGCGGAGAATGCAATCGACGCCGCCATGGTTAAAGCGAACTGTTTGTAAATATTACCGGTTGCACCGCTAAACATTGCCAGTGGAACAAATACGGACATCAACACGGCAGTAATACCGATAACCGCGCCGGAAATCTGACCCATTGCTTTTTTGGTTGCAGCCTTAGGCGATAAACCTTCGCTCGCCATAATACGCTCAACGTTTTCAACGACCACAATCGCGTCATCGACCACAATACCGATCACCAATACCATCGCAAACATGGTCAATACGTTAATCGACATACCCATGTATGAGATGAAGGCAAAACCGCCCAACAGGGAAATCGGTACGACAATGGTCGGAATCAGCGTATAGCGGATGTTTTGCAGGAAGAGATACATCACCAAGAATACCAATACGATGGCTTCCAAAAGTGTATGGATCACTTTCTCAATCGAAATTTCCACAAATTTGGAAGTATCGTAAGGAACTTTCCAGCTCATGCCGTCTGGAAAATACTTCTGCAAAACCGCCATTTTTTCTTTCACGGCAGTCGCCGTTGCCAAAGCGTTACCGCTGTTAGACAGCATCACTGCCATACCGGTGGTATTCACGCCGTTCAAGCGGGTGGAAGAAGAATAGTCCTGCATACCCAAGCTGACTTTGGCAACGTCTTTCAGATAGACATTCGAGCCGTCGGTATTGGATACCAAAATGATATTGCCAAACTCTTCAGCAGTGCTCAGCTGACCTTGCGCCGTCACAGTTGCCGAAATGGTCTGACCTGCAGCCGCCGGCAAAGAACCGATAGAGCCTGCAGAAATTTGGATATTTTGAGTAGCCAGTGCATTGGTTACCGTTGCAAAAGACAGGTTGTAGTTTTGCAGTTTTTTCGGGTCAACCCAAATACGCATAGCGCGTTGCGCACCGAACAATCGAACCTGACCCACGCCGTCGATACGTTGCAACTCAGGCACGATATTGCGTTGCGCGTAGTCATTCATCTCCTCAATGGATTGCCTTTCGGAAGAAAGCATCACTATTTGCAAGAAGTTGGAACGCGCCTTAGATACGATTACACCATATTGTTGTACGGTAGAGGGCAATGTAGACAATACTTCCGACAGTTTGTTCTGTACGTCTACTTGTGCCAAATCTTCATTGGTTTCCGGTGTAAACGTCAGACTCACGCTGCCGCTGCCGCTGGAATTGGCAGAAGTCGTCATATAGTCCAAACCTTCCACACCGTACATATTACGTTCGATAACGGCAAGCACGCTGTCTTCCATTACCTGAGCAGAAGCACCCGGATAAGTAGCAGTCAAAGTAATGGTCGGCGCTGCAACGGACGGATATTGGGAAATCGGCAGTTTTTGAATACCGAAAATACCCGCTGCGATGATAAAAATCGCAATAACCCATGCAAAGATGGGGCGGTCAATAAAAAACTTAGACATTCACGCATTCCTTATTTGGCTTCAGATGCAGCTTTAGCTTCAGGCTTGGCCTCGGATGCAGCCTGGCCGTCTGAAACTGCCGGTGTTGCCGCCGCAGCGTTTGCAGGCGGTGTCCATTCTTTCGGCGTTACCTGTTTAGCACCCGACATAGCGGCAATGCTGATGCCTTCAACAATCACTTTGTCGCCATCTTTCAGGCCGTCTGTAATAACCCAGTTGGTACCTTGCTGTTGGGCAACGGTCACGACACGCGCTTCCATTTCATTCTTGTCATTCACCACCATTACCGTATCTTGCGAACCGCGGGTAACTGCTTGTTGTGGCACTACAAATGCATTATCTACTGCCACTTGTTCCATCAACACTCGCACATACAAGCCCGGCATCAAGATATTTCTGTCGTTAGGAATGGCGGCGCGCAAGGTAATTTGACCGGTTGTTTCGTTGACAGTCGGATCTGCAAACAGCAGACGGCCTTTTTCAGGGTAAACCGTACCGTCGTCAAATTTGATATCCACTGCAATCGCGCCGTTTGCCGCCAACAATTTGCCTTCGGCAACCTGTTGACGCAGCTTCATGACCTCACTCGCAGACTGGGTAACGTTGACATACATCGGATTGGTTTGTTGAATGGTGGCTAAAACAGTGGTATCGCCGGAATTCAACAGCGTACCTTCAGAAACTTTAGATTGACCGATAAAGCCGGAAATCGGCGCAGTAATGCGGGAGCGGTTCAGGCTGATACCGGCAGATTTGATAGCTGCTTGAGCGGATTTGACGCCTGCCTCTGCTGAACGCTTGGCCGTTACGGCTGCATCATATTCTTGTTGGCTGATGGCATCGGCGGCAACCAGCGGTTTATAGCGGGCTAAGTCGGCATTCGCTTTAGCCAAAGTAGCTTGCGCACTTGCCAACTGGGCGCGTGCGCTTTCTAAATTTGCTTCATAAGTTGAGCTGTCGATTTGGTACAAAGGCTGACCGGCTTGCACATAGCTTCCCTCTTGGAACAGGCGTTTTTGCAGAATACCGCCGACTTGGGCGCGAACTTCGGCAGTACGCAATGATTCCAGACGGCCCGGCAACTCGGTTGTCAATGCAACAGTTTCCGGATGCACAGTAACCACGCGGACTTCAGGCGCAGGTTGTTTTTGCTGTTGCTGACTGCCTTGCGCCTGTTGGCCGGCTGCTTTTTCATCGCCTTTGCCGCAAGCGGAAAGTGCCAGCGCAGTAGCTGCTGCAATTGCCGCGACACGCATCATTTTAGAAGCATAAAGAGCCATAATTTTCCTATCTCTATGATAAATAAGGGTTTGACTAATTAAAAATTGATTACTTTAATCTCATATTTCACAAACAGAAATTGCCTGTTTTTATGAAAAACAGGCCGATTATATAGTGTTGAGAAGCACTATCAAGTACTAAATTAAATTATACATACATTCTTGCATGTTCAGAAGTAATTTTTTATAATCCGAACCATAAATTTACATTTCCTACAAAAAAACCATGAGAAGAACCAAAACCGAAGCCTTAAAAACCAAAGAATATCTCATGCTTGCCGCATTAGATACGTTTTATCGGAAAGGCATTGCCCGCACCTCGCTCAACGAAATCGCCCAAGCTGCAGGCGTAACGCGCGGCGCGCTGTATTGGCATTTCAAAAATAAAGAAGATTTGTTTGACGCCTTGTTCCAACGGATTTGCGACGACATCGAAAGCTGCATGAAAGAAGACTCGAACAACAATAACGAACAGGCTTGGCCAAGCTTCCGCCTGACCCTGACCCGTTTTTTCGAGCGCCTGCAACACAACGAGCTTCACTACAAATTCCACAGCATTTTGTTTTTAAAATGCGAACACACCGAGCAAAACGAGGCGGTCATTGCCATCGCTAAAAAACACCAAGCGCTATGGCGTGAAAAAATTGTTGCCGTCCTGACTGATGCGGTACAACAAAAAGCGTTGGCGGATAATTTGGATATCGATATGGCGGTCATCTTCATCAAGTCTTCATTAGACGGCTTGATTTGGCGCTGGCTTTCTTCAGGTCAAGGCTTCGATTTAGAGCAAACCGCCCCCCGCATGATTGAAATCATCATTGATACATTGGAAAACCATCCGCAATTAAGAAAACAATCATAAACATCAAAAATAAAAGGCCGTCTGAAACATTAAAAGTTTCAGACGGCCTTTTGATTCAAACCTGCTTAACGTGTTACCGGTTTGTAACGGATACGTTTCGGTTTCGCGCCCTCTTCGCCGAGTCGGCGTTTCTTGTCGGCTTCGTATTCCTGATAGTTGCCGTCGAAGAACACCCATTTGGAGTCGCCTTCACACGCCAAGATATGCGTAGCGATGCGGTCGAGGAACCAGCGGTCATGCGAAATCACCATCACGCTGCCGGCAAATTCCAGCAATGCGTCTTCCAGCGCGCGCAGGGTTTCCACGTCGAGGTCGTTGGACGGTTCGTCCAGCAGCAACACATTGCCGCCGCCCAACAAGGTTTTCGCCAAGTGCAAACGACCGCGTTCGCCGCCGGAAAGGTTGCCGGCGATTTTGCTTTGGTCGCTACCTTTGAAATTGAAACGCCCCAAATACTGGCGGGCGGGGATTTCAAACTGTCCGACCTGCAAAATGTCGCGGCCTTCGGCAATGTTGTCGAATACGGTTTTATCGTTTTGCAAACCTTCACGGCTTTGGTCAATCAGGCTCATTTTCACGGTTTGCCCGATTTTCACTTCGCCGGAATCGGGCTGCTCTTTGCCCGAAATCATTTTGAACAGCGTCGATTTACCCGCGCCGTTCGGGCCGATGATGCCGACAATCGCGCCCGCAGGCACTTTGAAGCTCAAATCGTCAATCAGCACTTTATCGCCAAACGATTTGGAAACGTTCACAAATTCAATTACTTCGTTGCCCAAACGCTCGGCAACAGGGATAAAGATTTCTTGCGTTTCATTGCGTTTTTGGTATTCGTAGTTGCTCATTTCCTCGAAACGCGCCAAACGCGCTTTGGACTTGGCTTGGCGGCCTTTGGCATTTTGGCGTACCCATTCCAATTCCTGCTTCATCGCCTTCACGCGCGCGGCTTCGGATTTCGCCTCGTTTTCCAAGCGTTTTTCTTTCTGCTCCAGCCAAGACGAGTAATTGCCTTTCCACGGAATACCGTGTCCTCGGTCGAGTTCCAAAATCCATTCGGCGGCGTTGTCGAGGAAATAGCGATCGTGCGTTACCGCAACGACTGTGCCGGGGAAGCGCACCAGGAATTGCTCCAACCATTCCACCGATTCCGCATCCAAATGGTTGGTCGGTTCGTCCAGCAGCAGCATATCGGGTTTGCTCAACAAGAGTTTGCACAAAGCGACGCGGCGTTTTTCACCGCCGGACAGATTGCCGATTTTGGCATCCCATTCCGGCAGGCGCAGCGCATCGGCGGCGATTTCCAATTCGTGTTCCGCACCGCCGCCCGTGGACGAACCCGCCGCGATAATCGCTTCCAAGCGGCCCTGTTCTTCCGCCAGCGCGTCAAAATCCGCATCGGGATTGGCGTACTCGGCATACACTTCTTCCAAACGTTTCTGCGCCGCCGCCACTTCGCCCAAACCGCTTTCCACTTCCTCGCGCACGGTTTTCTCAGGATCAAGCTCCGGCTCTTGCGGCAGATAGCCGATTTTGATGCCGCCCATCGGCACGGCTTCGCCCTCAAATTCCTTATCCACACCCGCCATAATCCGCAGCACGGTGGACTTGCCCGCGCCGTTCAAACCGAGCAGGCCGATTTTCGCGCCGGGGAAAAATGAAAGGGAAATGTCTTTAATGATGGTTTTTTGCGGCGGCACAACCTTGCTCACGCGCAGCATAGAATAGACGTATTGTTGGGACATAGTTTTCTCGTTTCCGTCAAACAAATTTCAGACGACCCATTTTAACCTATTGCCCCAATACTTGCTTGTTCAAATGCCGTCTGAAAATAGAAATAAGCATCAAAATATACACCAAGCCGAACCGATACCCTCACTGCCCGACGGTATCAATGCCAAACCGCAGAAAATTTGATTTAAGCCAGTTTATCCTTGAACTGGCATTGCCAATATCCGGCGCGCTTCATAAAATGCACCTATATCCTTAAAAGTACGCACACAAACAATAACGATAGAAAACACCACACCAAGAACCATTTCTGGTTTTTCAATAAAAATACTTTTCAAAAAAGGATTTACCTTATGTCGGAAAATACGCAAAAAACAGCAAAACAAGGTTTGCCGTCACTGGCAAAAAGCACGATTTGGATGTTGAGCTTCGGCTATCTCGGC
This genomic interval from Neisseria flavescens contains the following:
- a CDS encoding efflux RND transporter periplasmic adaptor subunit, whose amino-acid sequence is MALYASKMMRVAAIAAATALALSACGKGDEKAAGQQAQGSQQQQKQPAPEVRVVTVHPETVALTTELPGRLESLRTAEVRAQVGGILQKRLFQEGSYVQAGQPLYQIDSSTYEANLESARAQLASAQATLAKANADLARYKPLVAADAISQQEYDAAVTAKRSAEAGVKSAQAAIKSAGISLNRSRITAPISGFIGQSKVSEGTLLNSGDTTVLATIQQTNPMYVNVTQSASEVMKLRQQVAEGKLLAANGAIAVDIKFDDGTVYPEKGRLLFADPTVNETTGQITLRAAIPNDRNILMPGLYVRVLMEQVAVDNAFVVPQQAVTRGSQDTVMVVNDKNEMEARVVTVAQQQGTNWVITDGLKDGDKVIVEGISIAAMSGAKQVTPKEWTPPANAAAATPAVSDGQAASEAKPEAKAASEAK
- a CDS encoding efflux RND transporter permease subunit, which encodes MSKFFIDRPIFAWVIAIFIIAAGIFGIQKLPISQYPSVAAPTITLTATYPGASAQVMEDSVLAVIERNMYGVEGLDYMTTSANSSGSGSVSLTFTPETNEDLAQVDVQNKLSEVLSTLPSTVQQYGVIVSKARSNFLQIVMLSSERQSIEEMNDYAQRNIVPELQRIDGVGQVRLFGAQRAMRIWVDPKKLQNYNLSFATVTNALATQNIQISAGSIGSLPAAAGQTISATVTAQGQLSTAEEFGNIILVSNTDGSNVYLKDVAKVSLGMQDYSSSTRLNGVNTTGMAVMLSNSGNALATATAVKEKMAVLQKYFPDGMSWKVPYDTSKFVEISIEKVIHTLLEAIVLVFLVMYLFLQNIRYTLIPTIVVPISLLGGFAFISYMGMSINVLTMFAMVLVIGIVVDDAIVVVENVERIMASEGLSPKAATKKAMGQISGAVIGITAVLMSVFVPLAMFSGATGNIYKQFALTMAASIAFSAFLALTLTPALCATMLKPIQKGHHEEKKGFFGWFNKKFDNWTHGYEGWVAKVLRKTLRMMVVYIGLTVVGVFLFMRLPTSFLPTEDQGNLMLSVQLPAGATKERTDATLAQITQLAKSVPEIENIITVSGFSFSGSGQNMALGFVILKDWSERTAPGSDATSISGKLTGMMMATLKDGFGLAIVPPAIMELGTGSGLTIYLQDRNNSGHAALLAKRNELIDKMRKSGLFNPRTVRASGLEDAPQLKIDINRSAAAAQGISFSDIRTALASALGSSYVNDFPNQGRLQRVMVQADASARMQPADILNLTVPNKSGVAVPLSTIATVSWENGMEQSVRFNGYPAMELSGSPVNGVSSGQAMAAVQQMVDEMGGGYSLEWGGQSREEAKGSSQTVVLYALAAAAVFLVLAALYESWSIPLAVILVIPLGLIGAALGVTGRNMFEALLGSIPAYANDIYFQVGFVTVMGLSAKNAILIIEFAKDLQAQGKSALEAALAAAHLRFRPIIMTSFAFILGVVPLYVASGASSASQRAIGTTVFWGMLIGTILSVFLVPLFYVVVRKFFKETAHEHEMAAKHAAEAGMIEDGKHDSDKH
- the ettA gene encoding energy-dependent translational throttle protein EttA; protein product: MSQQYVYSMLRVSKVVPPQKTIIKDISLSFFPGAKIGLLGLNGAGKSTVLRIMAGVDKEFEGEAVPMGGIKIGYLPQEPELDPEKTVREEVESGLGEVAAAQKRLEEVYAEYANPDADFDALAEEQGRLEAIIAAGSSTGGGAEHELEIAADALRLPEWDAKIGNLSGGEKRRVALCKLLLSKPDMLLLDEPTNHLDAESVEWLEQFLVRFPGTVVAVTHDRYFLDNAAEWILELDRGHGIPWKGNYSSWLEQKEKRLENEAKSEAARVKAMKQELEWVRQNAKGRQAKSKARLARFEEMSNYEYQKRNETQEIFIPVAERLGNEVIEFVNVSKSFGDKVLIDDLSFKVPAGAIVGIIGPNGAGKSTLFKMISGKEQPDSGEVKIGQTVKMSLIDQSREGLQNDKTVFDNIAEGRDILQVGQFEIPARQYLGRFNFKGSDQSKIAGNLSGGERGRLHLAKTLLGGGNVLLLDEPSNDLDVETLRALEDALLEFAGSVMVISHDRWFLDRIATHILACEGDSKWVFFDGNYQEYEADKKRRLGEEGAKPKRIRYKPVTR
- a CDS encoding TetR family transcriptional regulator, with the translated sequence MRRTKTEALKTKEYLMLAALDTFYRKGIARTSLNEIAQAAGVTRGALYWHFKNKEDLFDALFQRICDDIESCMKEDSNNNNEQAWPSFRLTLTRFFERLQHNELHYKFHSILFLKCEHTEQNEAVIAIAKKHQALWREKIVAVLTDAVQQKALADNLDIDMAVIFIKSSLDGLIWRWLSSGQGFDLEQTAPRMIEIIIDTLENHPQLRKQS